A genome region from Triticum aestivum cultivar Chinese Spring chromosome 2B, IWGSC CS RefSeq v2.1, whole genome shotgun sequence includes the following:
- the LOC123046491 gene encoding uncharacterized protein, translated as MAPPRQDSPEGLEVQCAGCGETLEVDPGLTEFICPDCATPQSLPPELMPPPPPRRKALPLPRAAADVRGARLPCGSCGALLSVPVGLARCACPVCGAELAVDTARLRHYLLSSATAEGAVPVVPLGDPSAPPILQAQQVRQEHPNFGIRAGLLWTDPDNRTNCMGQVQTNNPNQLIPEQADLDNPGSTIERGEVHDVSGEVHDVNGIFTKRTNMHSVGPGIVSPERRHEEPENHDRHQAQVQSSKTRINCRTGQSTAPQTVNIEKRQLLTPDQTIQQAQKQPSCHAICTEKAHAEDADGVIHVQEKQQQRVSQVNHTEELCTQAADEIITRDSNGTRVGYAACSDAAFAERRKVHEANDAIKQVQRQQSDSAVHMEPENQVIHVEKEQSKSFICRTPKQKKKGLTAASNPDLQLRRSKRLVKDSPASIDQEPVQNEFLESQEGTSISHIPATVRVSEPTESDSDSQHAGSPEQSEPTESDPDWQHAGSPEQSLSDSPDIDRIISNIKPSPSPPCEMHEPSSNKLDSPHLTTPTSNSDLNLSNPEQFARNYIPLEVRKALPELRSNSLFEHNMSQASYGEASLHDLTDSEGDDPCSPTLQNVGTKRNHRRLRCGLKLSLEVWTLPKGVRIPVSLNTSGEPVGKAAGTLSNFLCAIARDGVLAPLTYHDWRHVPEKNKNIIWHIVKLKFDIAPVGELWIMKSLGKRWRSWKSFLKLQHYDAHEMEEERLADRNPRVLKEQWQFLVAYWSTEKAKAASARSKACQSNVVAHHTAGTKSFARIIEEEKQKRPNKDGPSVEDFFIMTHTPKNGKPMKKATADAIARLRKQVESSGGDSAAHDSSSKVPRGKAVLQASFKEAMEAKRRAEDEASALKEKMMAMEESQRKMQEDLANMKSAVSAIHKTAPTGDLQGQQMHKKTPVSKNSQDEPTSGPSFPPGFAKNPNPSQPMRRLKRAKRS; from the exons atggcgccgccgcggcagGACTCCCCGGAGGGTTTGGAGGTGCAGTGCGCGGGGTGCGGCGAGACGCTGGAGGTGGACCCGGGCCTGACGGAGTTCATCTGCCCGGACTGCGCCACGCCGCAGTCGCTCCCGCCGGAgctcatgccgccgccgccgccgcggcggaaGGCGCTGCCCCTGCCCCGCGCGGCCGCCGACGTCCGGGGCGCGCGGCTGCCGTGCGGCTCCTGCGGCGCGCTCCTGAGCGTGCCCGTCGGGCTGGCGCGCTGCGCCTGCCCGGTCTGcggcgccgagctcgccgtcgacaccGCGCGGCTCCGGCATTACCTCCTCTCGTCAGCTACGGCGGAGGGCGCCGTGCCCGTGGTGCCACTCGGCGACCCCTCCGCCCCACCCATCCTCCAAGCCCAGCAG GTGCGGCAAGAACATCCTAATTTTGGGATTCGTGCAGGACTTTTGTGGACAGATCCTGATAATCGGACAAATTGTATGGGACAGGTACAAACAAATAATCCAAATCAGCTTATTCCAGAGCAGGCAGATCTGGACAATCCTGGTTCTACGATTGAGAGAGGGGAGGTACATGATGTCAGTGGGGAGGTACATGATGTCAATGGAATTTTTACTAAGCGGACAAACATGCATTCAGTTGGCCCTGGAATTGTTAGTCCCGAAAGGAGACATGAAGAGCCTGAAAATCATGACCGCCATCAGGCGCAAGTTCAATCTTCCAAAACGCGTATAAATTGCAGAACTGGGCAATCTACTGCCCCCCAAACTGTAAATATAGAAAAGAGGCAGCTGCTCACTCCCGATCAGACCATACAACAGGCACAAAAACAGCCTTCTTGTCATGCAATATGTACAGAGAAGGCACATGCAGAGGATGCAGATGGGGTGATTCATGTCCAGGAAAAGCAACAACAGCGTGTCAGCCAGGTAAATCATACAGAAGAATTATGCACTCAAGCGGCCGACGAGATAATTACAAGGGACAGCAATGGAACGAGAGTCGGGTACGCAGCTTGCAGTGATGCTGCATTTGCAGAGAGGAGGAAGGTGCATGAAGCAAATGACGCTATAAAACAGGTGCAAAGACAACAATCTGATTCAGCAGTTCATATGGAACCGGAAAATCAAGTGATCCATGTAGAAAAGGAACAATCAAAATCTTTCATTTGCAGAACCCCCAAGCAAAAAAAGAAGGGTTTGACAGCTGCTTCCAATCCAGATCTTCAACTTAGGCGCAGCAAACGTTTGGTGAAAGATTCACCTGCCTCCATAGACCAAGAACCTGTTCAAAATGAGTTTCTTGAGAGTCAAGAAGGAACTTCGATTAGCCACATACCAGCCACCGTCAGAGTCAGTGAACCAACAGAAAGTGATTCTGATTCACAGCATGCTGGCTCTCCAGAACAGAGTGAACCAACAGAAAGTGATCCTGATTGGCAGCATGCTGGTTCTCCAGAACAGAGTTTATCGGACTCTCCAGATATTGATAGAATCATCAGCAATATAAAGCCTAGTCCATCCCCTCCATGTGAGATGCATGAACCAAGCTCTAACAAGTTAGACAGCCCTCATTTAACTACACCAACTTCTAATTCAGATCTCAACTTGTCCAATCCCGAGCAGTTTGCACGTAATTACATCCCCCTTGAGGTTAGGAAGGCCCTTCCAGAGCTGAGATCTAATTCATTGTTTGAGCATAACATGTCCCAGGCAAGCTATGGCGAGGCAAGCCTGCATGATTTAACTGATTCAGAAGGAGACGACCCTTGTAGCCCGACTCTCCAGAATGTTG GTACCAAGAGAAACCACAGACGTCTCCGTTGTGGTCTGAAACTCAGTCTTGAGGTGTGGACCTTGCCTAAGGGTGTGCGCATACCGGTTTCATTGAACACTTCAGGTGAACCTGTTGGAAAAGCGGCAGGCACCCTAAGTAACTTTTTGTGTGCAATAGCACGAGATGGCGTATTGGCACCGCTAACATATCATGATTGGAGGCATGTTCCGGAGAAAAACAAGAATATAATTTGGCATATTGTCAAG CTCAAATTTGACATTGCTCCGGTTGGTGAGTTATGGATCATGAAGTCCTTAGGAAAGAGGTGGAGGAGTTGGAAATCTTTCTTGAAACTACAACACTACGATGCTCATGAGATGGAAGAGGAACGCCTTGCTGATCGAAATCCTCGTGTTCTCAAAGAACAGTGGCAATTTCTAGTTGCATATTGGAGTACTGAAAAGGCGAAG GCCGCAAGTGCTCGCAGTAAAGCTTGTCAGTCAAATGTGGTCGCTCATCATACTGCAGGAACAAAGAGCTTTGCAAGGATAATCGAGGAGGAG AAGCAAAAACGGCCTAACAAGGACGGGCCTAGTGTTGAGGATTTCTTCATAATGACTCATACACCCAAGAATGGGAAACCTATGAAGAAGGCAACAGCTGATGCCATT GCACGACTTCGTAAGCAGGTAGAGAGTTCAGGAGGTGATTCTGCTGCACATGACTCCTCCTCGAAGGTCCCACGAGGGAAGGCAGTCCTGCAAGCATCCTTCAAGGAAGCCATGGAGGCTAAACGCAGAGCTGAAGACGAGGCGTCGGCGTTGAAGGAAAAAATGATGGCAATGGAAGAAAGCCAGAGAAAGATGCAGGAAGATTTGGCGAATATGAAGAGCGCAGTTAGCGCTATACACAAGACAGCGCCAACTGGTGACTTGCAAGGTCAACAAATGCACAAAAAAACGCCTGTTAGTAAAAACTCTCAAGACGAGCCAACAAGTGGACCATCGTTTCCTCCAGGTTTCGCAAAG AATCCGAATCCTTCACAACCCATGCGGCGTTTAAAACGGGCCAAGCGCTCGTGA